Proteins found in one Hypericibacter terrae genomic segment:
- a CDS encoding quinone oxidoreductase family protein, translating to MSMAVVATKPGGPNVLEWREVATGRPGPDEVLLKQTAVGVNFIDTYFRTGLYPWPQGEPLIPGGEAAGVIEEVGKDVKELAVGDRVAYTTPLGAYRESRVMKAERLVKLPPGVSDEVAAAIMLKGLTAHYLLHRTFRVHSGQHVLFHAAAGGVGLIAGQWLAGLGAIAIGTVGSADKAALARRHGYAHVINYKTEDFAKRVAEITEGRGVHVVYDSVGKDTYRESLKCLRRLGHFVSFGQSSGMITDFKLSDLASHGSLTATRPVLFDYIATHDELEQAADALFAEIVSGRVMVQVHQTFPLRDAAEAHRQLESRSTVGSSVLLP from the coding sequence ATGTCGATGGCAGTCGTCGCGACCAAACCGGGCGGACCGAACGTGCTGGAGTGGCGCGAGGTTGCGACCGGCCGCCCCGGCCCGGACGAAGTTTTGCTGAAGCAGACGGCTGTCGGCGTCAATTTCATCGACACCTATTTCCGCACCGGCCTCTATCCGTGGCCGCAGGGCGAGCCCCTGATTCCGGGCGGCGAGGCGGCGGGAGTCATCGAGGAGGTCGGCAAGGATGTGAAGGAGCTGGCCGTCGGCGATCGCGTGGCCTACACCACGCCCTTGGGGGCCTATCGCGAGAGCCGCGTGATGAAGGCGGAACGGCTGGTCAAGCTGCCACCCGGGGTCAGCGACGAAGTCGCGGCTGCCATTATGCTGAAGGGTCTGACCGCGCATTATCTCCTGCATCGCACCTTCCGGGTGCATTCGGGTCAGCATGTTCTGTTCCATGCGGCGGCGGGCGGCGTGGGGCTCATCGCGGGCCAATGGCTCGCGGGCCTGGGCGCCATCGCGATCGGGACCGTGGGTTCGGCCGACAAGGCCGCCCTGGCGCGGCGCCATGGTTACGCTCATGTCATCAATTATAAGACCGAGGATTTCGCCAAGCGTGTCGCCGAGATCACGGAGGGCAGGGGCGTGCATGTCGTCTATGACTCGGTCGGCAAGGATACCTATCGTGAGTCCCTGAAATGCCTGCGCCGGCTCGGGCATTTCGTTAGCTTCGGCCAGTCCTCAGGCATGATCACCGACTTCAAGCTGTCCGATCTCGCCAGTCACGGTTCGCTCACGGCAACGCGGCCGGTGCTGTTCGACTATATCGCGACGCATGACGAACTCGAGCAGGCGGCCGATGCGCTGTTTGCCGAGATCGTGTCGGGCCGCGTGATGGTGCAGGTGCATCAGACCTTCCCGCTGCGCGATGCCGCCGAGGCGCATCGCCAGCTCGAATCCCGCAGCACCGTCGGATCGAGTGTGCTGCTGCCCTGA
- a CDS encoding DUF6655 family protein → MKRCLLPCLVAALALCGCTTERQSNPDRTATEQLLISTAAERAATKLALQMPTGTKVFVDATNFDGVDAKYAIAAIRAHLLEHGSLLVDDKAKAENIVEIRAGALSMDQNALLIGIPQMTLPIPLAGQAVTPEIALFKRDRRLGLAKFAAVGYNVADGKLVASSAPEYGDSYETHWLVLLLFGWTTSDVGPDDDPDHPPPAN, encoded by the coding sequence ATGAAACGATGTCTTCTCCCCTGCCTGGTGGCGGCGCTGGCGCTTTGCGGCTGCACCACCGAGCGTCAATCCAATCCCGACCGGACGGCGACCGAGCAGCTGCTGATATCGACCGCGGCCGAGCGCGCCGCGACCAAGCTGGCGCTGCAGATGCCGACGGGCACCAAGGTCTTCGTCGATGCGACGAACTTCGACGGCGTCGACGCCAAATATGCGATCGCGGCGATCCGCGCGCATCTGCTCGAGCATGGCAGTTTGCTGGTGGACGACAAGGCCAAGGCGGAGAACATCGTTGAGATCCGGGCGGGCGCCCTCTCCATGGACCAGAATGCGTTGCTGATCGGCATTCCGCAGATGACCCTGCCGATCCCGCTGGCGGGGCAGGCCGTGACACCGGAGATCGCGCTCTTCAAACGTGACCGGAGGCTGGGGCTCGCGAAATTCGCGGCCGTCGGGTACAACGTTGCGGACGGCAAGCTGGTCGCCTCGTCCGCCCCCGAATATGGCGATTCCTACGAGACCCACTGGCTGGTTCTGCTGCTGTTCGGTTGGACAACCAGCGATGTCGGGCCGGATGACGATCCAGACCATCCGCCTCCGGCCAATTGA
- a CDS encoding protein-methionine-sulfoxide reductase heme-binding subunit MsrQ gives MAPWYDRAGRLSLLKLFVFVGLFLPAAWLAGLALTQDLGARPLNTAIHFAGLWMVRFLLITLAITPARKLFRWAPLILVRRMLGVATFAYGLLHLGLYIVDQNWNLIRVISEIWLRIYLTIGFVALFGLMLLAITSTDGWVRRLGGKRWQALHRIVYLVSALALVHFFMQAKLNVYPAALMSGFFLWLMGYRLWDRFGEIGSIPSLLGLAGLSAIATALTEAGWYAVATHAPALKVLEANLGFAAGIRPAWWVLIVALGVTLAVALRRALMKKAQPKAPPKLAMNRAS, from the coding sequence ATGGCGCCTTGGTACGACCGCGCGGGACGGTTGTCGCTTCTGAAGCTCTTCGTGTTCGTCGGCCTGTTCTTGCCGGCGGCCTGGCTTGCCGGGCTGGCCCTGACGCAGGACCTCGGCGCGCGTCCCCTCAATACCGCGATCCATTTCGCTGGGCTCTGGATGGTGCGGTTCCTGCTGATCACGCTGGCCATCACGCCGGCGCGCAAGCTGTTCCGCTGGGCGCCGCTCATCCTCGTCCGGCGCATGCTGGGTGTCGCGACCTTCGCCTACGGGTTGCTGCATCTGGGGCTCTATATCGTCGACCAGAATTGGAACCTGATCCGGGTGATCAGCGAGATCTGGCTGCGGATCTATCTCACCATTGGCTTCGTGGCGCTGTTCGGATTGATGCTGCTGGCCATCACCTCGACCGATGGCTGGGTGCGCCGTCTCGGCGGCAAGCGCTGGCAGGCGCTGCATCGGATCGTCTATCTGGTGAGCGCGCTGGCCCTGGTCCATTTTTTCATGCAGGCGAAGCTCAACGTCTACCCCGCAGCCCTGATGTCCGGCTTTTTCCTCTGGCTGATGGGCTATCGGCTCTGGGATCGCTTCGGCGAGATCGGCAGCATCCCGTCGCTGCTGGGGCTCGCGGGTCTGTCGGCCATTGCCACCGCCCTGACCGAGGCCGGCTGGTACGCGGTTGCGACCCACGCACCGGCCCTCAAAGTGCTCGAGGCCAATCTCGGCTTCGCCGCCGGGATCAGGCCCGCCTGGTGGGTGCTGATCGTGGCGCTTGGCGTCACGCTTGCGGTGGCCTTGCGCCGCGCCCTCATGAAGAAGGCCCAGCCCAAGGCGCCGCCGAAGCTCGCCATGAACCGGGCCTCCTGA
- a CDS encoding cupin domain-containing protein: MIMNSKTSRAVWRGLALAGIVAGAMSAGSMSAFAGSCPADKVVPAGQGQKPGATMPKDVTDTVIGSIDLSKEPAAINDRTFRLRKLVIQAGGIVPWHSHEDRPAIIYIVSGEVTEYASTCAVPIVHKSGDVAVESHDTSHWWKNTGKTQAVLLSSDLLHDPMDANMM, from the coding sequence ATGATCATGAACAGCAAGACCAGCCGCGCCGTCTGGCGGGGCCTGGCATTGGCCGGCATTGTCGCCGGCGCGATGTCGGCGGGCTCGATGTCGGCTTTCGCCGGCAGTTGCCCGGCCGACAAGGTGGTTCCCGCGGGCCAGGGCCAGAAGCCCGGCGCCACCATGCCCAAGGACGTGACCGATACGGTCATCGGCTCGATCGACCTGTCGAAGGAGCCGGCGGCGATCAACGATCGCACCTTCCGCCTGCGCAAGCTGGTGATCCAGGCCGGCGGCATCGTTCCCTGGCACAGCCACGAAGACCGCCCGGCGATCATCTATATCGTCAGCGGCGAAGTCACCGAATATGCCAGCACCTGCGCGGTGCCGATCGTCCACAAGAGCGGCGATGTCGCGGTCGAGAGCCACGACACCTCGCATTGGTGGAAGAACACGGGCAAGACCCAGGCCGTGCTCCTCTCCTCGGACCTGCTCCATGACCCGATGGACGCGAACATGATGTGA